The Lytechinus pictus isolate F3 Inbred chromosome 10, Lp3.0, whole genome shotgun sequence genome includes a window with the following:
- the LOC135155739 gene encoding acetylcholinesterase-like, translating to MEFRIIFSLLCLVLMTDISTADPTVTVAQGILVGKTVNFTEEDYIGVDKSFDVYLGVPFADPPRRFKPPVAKQPWDGPLTVKEFKDACSQTSPPPSYAGPLSEDCLYLNVYSPSPKDAEAPGNLGMLDQVAALQWIYDNVEAFGGDKDRITISGESAGAASVHYLTLSKRSRHLFNQAIIQSGTTSFDSRPAEIEVQDARNLGEALDCSTSPSSALVACLETKTPDEILNASLPAYSSCPISVDGNFLEDKPINLYEQNDFKRCPVLTGVSKDDGTLFLRFLFASSLHLPRPTLNSTGLEELIRGLMAPYGVTDDILIAAILQQYTDWSIVENPSADLMPSFIEFAGDHRFACPSDQFVRYHAGVGDTVFKYFLTHEPSRSRLGLPDWFGAGHAEEITFVFGLPFIEHLPLRGLDQMTDEEKKLSVKMMKLWTNFAKFGDPTSGADPSEGLGTWPSFTVPELSYKEISLDLGVGRALKANQCNFWNDYFPKLQDDIASMDQGLLDWRSEFTRWQGEMSDWQREYDQYKKTPRCN from the exons ATGGAATTCCGCATCATATTTAGCCTTTTGTGCCTTGTCTTAATGACTGACATATCAACTGCAGATCCGACAGTGACAGTAGCTCAAGGGATACTCGTGGGTAAAACGGTCAACTTCACAGAAGAGGACTATATCGGCGTTGATAAAAGCTTTGATGTTTATCTG GGAGTACCGTTTGCCGACCCACCCCGTCGCTTCAAGCCACCAGTCGCCAAACAACCATGGGATGGACCTCTTACCGTGAAAGAGTTTAAAGACGCCTGTTCCCAGacttctcctcctccctcttACGCTGGTCCATTGTCCGAGGATTGTCTTTATCTCAATGTTTATTCGCCAAGCCCAAAG GATGCCGAAGCACCTGGTAATCTTGGTATGTTGGATCAGGTAGCAGCCCTACAGTGGATATACGACAACGTTGAAG ctTTCGGAGGAGATAAGGACAGAATTACTATATCTGGAGAGAGTGCCGGTGCAGCGTCAGTACATTACCTCACACTCTCTAAACGAAGTCGTCATTTATTCAATCAAGCCATCATCCAG AGTGGAACAACATCCTTTGATTCCAGACCGGCGGAGATAGAAGTACAAGATGCCAGGAATCTCGGGGAGGCCTTGGATTGTTCCACGTCGCCGTCTTCTGCCTTGGTCGCATGTTTGGAAACTAAGACTCCTGACGAGATTCTAAACGCTTCTTTACCG GCGTATTCATCATGCCCCATTTCTGTGGACGGAAACTTCCTTGAGGACAAACCAATCAATCTTTATGAGCAAAATGACTTCAAGAGGTGCCCTGTACTGACTGGTGTCAGCAAAGATGACGGAACTCTCTTTCTTCGATTCCTCTTTGCCAGTAGTCTTCATCTACCACGACCAACACTTAATAGTACAGGCTTAGAAGAATTAATTAGAGGATTGATGGCCCCATATG GCGTCACTGATGATATCTTGATCGCTGCGATTCTTCAGCAATACACGGACTGGTCCATTGTCGAGAACCCTTCTGCCGATCTGATGCCATCTTTCATAGAGTTTGCTGGAGATCACCGATTTGCCTGTCCTTCAGATCAGTTTGTTAGGTACCATGCTGGTGTGGGGGACACTGTCTTCAAATACTTTCTGACGCATGAGCCGTCACG TTCTCGTCTAGGTTTACCAGATTGGTTTGGAGCTGGTCACGCGGAAGAAATTACGTTTGTCTTTGGATTGCCATTCATTGAACATCTTCCTTTAAGAGGTTTAGACCAGATGACGGACGAAGAAAAGAAGTTGTCGGTCAAGATGATGAAGTTATGGACCAACTTTGCTAAATTTGG GGATCCAACATCTGGAGCTGACCCTAGTGAAGGGTTGGGCACCTGGCCATCCTTCACTGTACCAGAGCTCTCTTACAAGGAGATATCCCTGGATCTTGGTGTAGGAAGAGCATTGAAGGCCAATCAGTGTAACTTCTGGAATGACTATTTCCCAAAACTCCAGGATGATATTG CTTCGATGGATCAAGGTTTATTGGACTGGCGGAGTGAGTTTACCAGGTGGCAAGGTGAAATGTCTGACTGGCAACGTGAATATGACCAATACAAGAAAACTCCACGGTGCAACTAA